The proteins below are encoded in one region of Bremerella sp. P1:
- a CDS encoding prolyl oligopeptidase family serine peptidase codes for MRNCLLLTALFCLSASPLWADGPADNIPAKVRPIPPEGIEVPAEDAAELSQGLERLDDLIKQLKMRRDARTPQLLPDVEIFSRAIRQALQHREFFKPADITAAKQTLTEGLKRAEALMEGNTPWLYQTGLVVRGYRSKIDQTVQPYGLEIPANYNNFDSVDKFRLDIWLHGRGERNTEANFIAERMKRPGQYQPAGTIVLHPFGRYCNAFKFAGEIDILEAMEHVKQSYRIDDNRVAIRGFSMGGAGCWQMAVHYPDLFFAANPGAGFSETPMFLDVFQKETLEPTWYEKKLWQWYDCPGYAANVFNLPTVAYSGELDIQKQAADVMEEAIAAEGMRLTHIIGPETKHSIHADSKKIISAKLDALAEVGRITTPSEIRFATYTLRYPRMHWVSVAGLQEHWKQARVHAKVDSSSNTISLATKNVSRLELKFPAGQQLLSVDQPVKIRIASSESGSEGEIDDLVALQPETDRSWSAQLEFTTDGWKLGYSAPTGLAKVPGMQGPIDDAFLDSFVVVSPTGEPWNEAANTWAVGEMNHFVDQWRQQFRGDAVVKSDDKVTEADIANSNLVLFGDPGSNAVLAKIADKLPIQWSQNEVTVGGKTYKATENAPVLIYPNPLNPAKYVVINSGFTYREYAYLNNARQVPKLPDWAVVDVTTEPDALWPGKIVDADFFDESWQVKQK; via the coding sequence ATGCGAAACTGCCTGCTGCTTACTGCGTTGTTCTGTTTGTCTGCGAGTCCCCTTTGGGCCGATGGCCCAGCCGATAACATTCCGGCCAAAGTCCGTCCGATTCCTCCTGAAGGGATTGAGGTTCCCGCGGAAGACGCCGCGGAGCTGTCGCAGGGGCTCGAACGGCTGGACGATTTGATCAAGCAGCTGAAGATGCGTCGCGACGCGCGAACGCCACAACTGCTGCCGGACGTCGAGATCTTTTCCCGGGCCATACGTCAGGCCCTGCAGCATCGCGAGTTCTTCAAGCCGGCCGATATCACCGCCGCCAAGCAGACCCTGACCGAAGGTTTGAAGCGGGCCGAAGCCCTGATGGAAGGCAATACGCCTTGGCTCTATCAGACCGGCCTGGTGGTTCGCGGTTATCGCTCGAAGATCGATCAGACGGTGCAGCCGTATGGTCTGGAGATTCCGGCGAACTATAACAATTTCGATTCGGTCGACAAGTTTCGGCTCGACATCTGGCTGCATGGCCGCGGCGAACGCAACACTGAGGCCAACTTCATCGCCGAGCGTATGAAGCGACCAGGGCAGTATCAACCTGCCGGGACGATCGTGCTGCATCCGTTTGGACGGTACTGCAATGCGTTCAAGTTTGCGGGCGAGATCGACATTCTGGAAGCGATGGAGCACGTTAAGCAGAGTTACCGCATCGACGACAACCGCGTGGCCATCCGCGGGTTTTCGATGGGCGGGGCAGGGTGCTGGCAGATGGCCGTGCACTACCCCGACTTGTTCTTCGCCGCTAACCCCGGAGCAGGCTTCTCGGAAACGCCGATGTTCTTAGACGTGTTCCAGAAGGAAACGCTTGAGCCGACCTGGTACGAAAAGAAGCTTTGGCAGTGGTACGACTGTCCTGGCTACGCCGCGAATGTCTTCAACCTGCCGACGGTCGCCTACAGTGGCGAGCTCGACATCCAGAAGCAAGCCGCCGACGTCATGGAGGAAGCAATTGCTGCCGAAGGGATGCGTCTGACGCACATCATCGGCCCCGAAACGAAGCACTCGATTCACGCCGATTCCAAAAAGATCATCTCCGCCAAGCTGGACGCATTGGCCGAAGTGGGCCGCATTACCACGCCTAGCGAGATCCGTTTTGCGACCTATACCCTGCGTTATCCGCGGATGCACTGGGTTTCCGTCGCCGGATTGCAGGAGCATTGGAAGCAGGCCCGCGTGCACGCGAAGGTCGATTCCAGCAGCAATACGATCTCCCTCGCAACGAAGAATGTCAGCCGTCTTGAACTGAAATTTCCGGCCGGACAACAGCTGCTCTCGGTCGATCAGCCGGTGAAGATTCGGATTGCTTCCTCCGAGTCAGGCAGTGAAGGGGAGATCGATGATCTGGTGGCCTTGCAGCCGGAAACCGATCGATCGTGGTCGGCTCAGTTAGAGTTCACTACTGACGGTTGGAAGCTGGGCTACAGTGCACCGACCGGTCTGGCGAAAGTGCCGGGGATGCAAGGGCCAATCGACGACGCGTTTCTCGATAGCTTCGTCGTGGTAAGCCCCACCGGCGAGCCGTGGAACGAAGCCGCCAACACGTGGGCCGTTGGCGAGATGAATCACTTCGTTGACCAGTGGCGCCAACAGTTCCGCGGTGATGCGGTCGTCAAGTCGGACGATAAGGTAACCGAAGCCGACATCGCCAATAGCAACCTTGTTTTGTTTGGTGACCCCGGCAGCAACGCGGTGCTCGCCAAGATCGCCGACAAGTTGCCGATCCAGTGGAGCCAGAACGAAGTGACCGTGGGCGGCAAGACCTACAAGGCAACCGAGAACGCCCCAGTATTGATCTACCCCAACCCCCTGAACCCGGCCAAGTACGTGGTGATCAACAGCGGGTTTACCTACCGCGAGTACGCGTACCTGAACAATGCCCGCCAGGTGCCCAAGCTGCCCGATTGGGCGGTTGTGGACGTGACGACCGAGCCTGATGCTCTGTGGCCTGGGAAGATCGTGGATGCCGACTTCTTTGATGAGAGCTGGCAAGTGAAGCAGAAGTAG
- the mqnC gene encoding cyclic dehypoxanthinyl futalosine synthase has product MIAKLLDKAVAGERLTPEEGLQLLESNDLLALGRAADAVTRRLHPENYRTYNIDRNINYTNVCTAVCHFCAFYRSPKSEEGYVLPREEILKKVEETVALGGDQILMQGGLHPEYKLDWYEELLGDIKKAFPQVNLHAFSPPEIHHFTKVNKIPLKDVLQRLKDAGLGSLPGGGAEILNDRVRRELTRGKVMTDDWLNVMRVWHEIGGRSSATMMFGHVETLAERIEHFERVRQLQDETGGFTAFISWTFQPDHTDMSHIPPKGTFEYLKTQAVSRLYLDNIHNIQSSWVTQGLKIGQLALLYGANDMGSLMIEENVVAEAGTVHFLTLQEIRDAITELGYEPRQRNVHYELFPKEHEMKAVQANALRNKELVTLS; this is encoded by the coding sequence ATGATTGCGAAATTGCTCGATAAAGCAGTCGCCGGCGAGCGACTGACCCCGGAAGAAGGCCTCCAGCTTCTCGAGTCGAACGACCTGCTGGCGCTCGGACGCGCCGCCGACGCGGTCACGCGGCGTCTGCACCCCGAGAACTATCGCACGTACAACATCGACCGCAACATCAACTACACGAACGTCTGCACGGCCGTTTGCCACTTCTGCGCGTTCTACCGCAGCCCCAAAAGCGAAGAAGGCTACGTCCTTCCACGTGAAGAGATCCTCAAGAAGGTCGAAGAGACCGTGGCTCTCGGTGGCGATCAAATCCTGATGCAAGGTGGCCTGCACCCCGAGTACAAGCTCGACTGGTACGAAGAACTGCTGGGCGACATCAAGAAAGCGTTCCCACAGGTTAACCTGCACGCGTTCAGCCCACCTGAGATCCACCACTTCACCAAGGTCAACAAGATTCCCCTCAAGGACGTGCTGCAGCGGCTGAAAGACGCCGGCCTGGGCAGCCTGCCGGGCGGTGGTGCCGAGATCCTGAACGATCGCGTTCGCCGTGAACTGACGCGTGGTAAGGTCATGACCGACGACTGGCTGAACGTGATGCGTGTCTGGCACGAGATCGGCGGCCGTAGTTCGGCTACGATGATGTTTGGGCACGTTGAAACCCTGGCCGAGCGGATCGAGCACTTCGAACGCGTTCGTCAGTTGCAGGACGAAACGGGCGGCTTCACGGCGTTCATCAGCTGGACCTTCCAGCCCGATCACACCGACATGAGCCACATCCCGCCCAAGGGAACGTTCGAGTACCTGAAGACCCAGGCCGTCTCGCGGCTCTACCTCGATAACATCCACAACATTCAATCGAGCTGGGTTACCCAAGGCCTGAAGATCGGTCAGTTGGCGCTGCTATACGGTGCGAACGACATGGGCAGCCTGATGATCGAAGAGAACGTCGTCGCCGAAGCCGGCACGGTTCACTTCCTGACGCTTCAAGAGATCCGCGACGCGATCACCGAGCTAGGCTACGAGCCCCGCCAACGGAACGTCCACTACGAACTGTTCCCCAAAGAACACGAAATGAAAGCCGTTCAGGCCAACGCCCTGCGAAACAAGGAACTGGTGACGTTGTCGTAA
- a CDS encoding menaquinone biosynthetic enzyme MqnA/MqnD family protein, translated as MNAVEMKARVGAVRYLNTKPLVHGLGQADTPFTLSFDYPSHLADQLSLGLLDVALIPSVEYFLGDGYRIITDACIGCLGPVWSVKIFFRVPPQQVQTLALDEGSRTSAALAKILLAERLGVRPRLQALPLGSDMRDCEADAILLIGDRAIHPPAIDAVEVWDLGETWVDWTGLPFVFAMWVARPGVPTEAIAQRLMQARNSGLENLQEIAEREAANYQLTTSECFQYFHDNLHFTLGPQEKAALTRFYDYAVGLDLAPSGRTPIYDDCEIAR; from the coding sequence GTGAACGCCGTCGAAATGAAGGCCCGTGTAGGGGCCGTTCGTTACTTGAACACCAAGCCCTTGGTTCACGGCCTGGGTCAGGCAGATACTCCCTTCACGCTTTCCTTCGATTACCCCAGCCACCTGGCCGATCAGCTCTCGCTGGGCCTGTTGGACGTGGCGCTCATCCCTTCGGTCGAATACTTCCTGGGAGACGGCTACCGGATCATTACCGATGCGTGCATTGGCTGCCTGGGCCCCGTATGGAGCGTGAAGATCTTCTTCCGCGTTCCCCCGCAGCAGGTTCAAACGCTGGCCCTCGACGAAGGCTCCCGCACCAGTGCGGCCCTGGCCAAGATCCTCCTGGCCGAGCGGCTCGGCGTTCGACCGCGTCTGCAAGCGTTGCCGCTGGGCAGCGACATGCGGGACTGCGAAGCGGATGCGATCCTGCTGATCGGCGACCGAGCGATCCACCCACCCGCGATCGATGCGGTCGAAGTGTGGGACCTGGGCGAAACGTGGGTCGACTGGACGGGCCTGCCGTTCGTGTTCGCCATGTGGGTTGCCCGACCTGGCGTCCCGACCGAAGCAATCGCTCAGCGACTGATGCAGGCACGCAACAGCGGCCTGGAAAACCTCCAGGAAATCGCCGAGCGGGAAGCAGCCAATTATCAGCTGACGACCAGTGAGTGCTTCCAATACTTTCACGATAATTTACATTTCACGTTGGGCCCGCAAGAGAAAGCGGCCCTGACGCGTTTTTACGACTATGCAGTTGGATTAGATCTAGCACCCAGCGGCAGGACACCGATTTACGATGATTGCGAAATTGCTCGATAA
- the miaA gene encoding tRNA (adenosine(37)-N6)-dimethylallyltransferase MiaA has protein sequence MTNPTTDKDFTFLDCWFLSGATASGKTRVGLCLADKINAEIIALDSMSLYRAMDIGTAKPTPDEQAVIPHHLIDVLDPNENSSILQYLEMAEATVKEIRSRGKEVLFVGGTPLYLKALLRGMSEGPAPDPELRKALEEEAAKVGNAALHARLKMVDPLAAARIHENDTRRMIRALEVHQATGKPMSHYQFEFEDHARPEDCKAFWLSWERSVLHQRINERVDAMFDAGLIEEVQHLLDTYSPLSTTAMQAVGYQEVIDYLAGNQELESAKDRVKARTRQFAKRQCTWFRSLPECREVPLTGEFDAAAVAQQIYEMGTAS, from the coding sequence ATGACGAATCCCACGACTGACAAAGACTTTACCTTCCTTGACTGCTGGTTTCTTTCGGGGGCGACCGCCAGCGGAAAGACGCGCGTTGGCCTTTGCCTGGCAGATAAAATTAACGCGGAAATCATCGCCCTCGACTCGATGTCCCTCTATCGCGCGATGGATATCGGCACCGCCAAGCCGACCCCGGACGAGCAAGCGGTCATACCGCACCACCTGATCGATGTGCTCGATCCGAACGAAAACTCGAGTATTTTGCAGTACCTGGAGATGGCCGAAGCGACCGTGAAGGAGATCCGCAGCCGCGGCAAAGAGGTCCTCTTCGTAGGTGGAACACCGCTTTATCTGAAGGCCCTGCTGCGAGGCATGTCGGAAGGCCCTGCCCCCGATCCCGAGCTTCGGAAGGCCTTGGAAGAAGAAGCCGCCAAGGTCGGTAACGCCGCGCTGCATGCTCGGCTGAAGATGGTCGATCCCCTTGCCGCGGCCCGCATCCATGAAAACGATACCCGCCGCATGATCCGAGCCCTCGAAGTGCACCAGGCCACCGGCAAACCGATGAGCCACTACCAGTTCGAGTTTGAAGACCACGCGCGTCCCGAAGACTGCAAAGCGTTCTGGCTCTCATGGGAACGCAGCGTCCTGCACCAGCGGATCAACGAGCGCGTCGATGCGATGTTCGATGCCGGCCTGATCGAGGAAGTCCAGCATCTGCTCGATACGTATTCGCCACTCAGCACAACCGCCATGCAGGCCGTTGGCTACCAGGAAGTGATCGACTACCTTGCCGGCAATCAAGAGTTGGAGTCGGCCAAAGATCGCGTCAAAGCCCGCACGCGGCAGTTCGCCAAGCGTCAATGCACGTGGTTCCGCAGCTTACCGGAGTGCCGCGAAGTGCCCCTCACCGGCGAGTTCGACGCCGCAGCGGTCGCCCAGCAGATTTATGAAATGGGGACCGCGTCGTAA
- a CDS encoding phosphoribosyl-ATP diphosphatase, protein MNVLAALMAVIEDRRANPPEKSYTTKLFKGGVPKIGEKIMEEAAEVVEAAGEEGEEGRQHLIYEAGDLIYHLMVMLGHREISLAEVESELGRRFGVSGIDEKAARDPK, encoded by the coding sequence GTGAACGTTCTGGCAGCGCTGATGGCCGTGATTGAAGATCGCCGCGCCAACCCGCCAGAGAAGTCGTACACCACCAAGTTGTTTAAAGGTGGCGTGCCGAAGATCGGTGAAAAGATCATGGAAGAAGCAGCCGAAGTCGTTGAAGCGGCCGGCGAAGAGGGAGAAGAAGGGCGTCAGCATCTGATCTACGAAGCTGGCGACCTGATCTATCACTTGATGGTCATGCTGGGGCATCGCGAGATCTCCCTGGCTGAGGTCGAGAGCGAACTGGGACGCCGGTTTGGCGTTTCTGGTATCGACGAAAAAGCGGCCCGCGACCCGAAGTAA
- the hisG gene encoding ATP phosphoribosyltransferase, translating into MENFRIGIPSKGRLAEVATELLGDAGLKFRRQDRSLFARVRDMPIDITFLRTDDIPVLCAEGAIDMGITGSDLVEEAEVEVDTRMELGVGKCRLALCVPEDTDWKSVEDMKTCRVATSFPNVTKNYLEANGAKPHLVNLSGSVEVMISLGIADAIVDLVETGSTLAANRLKIFAEIGSYQTVLIQNKQKRQPELADRIVRRLEGVVIARDYSLLEYNIPREKLAEAEKITPGFNSPTINPLEDDAWCAVRAMVKRKEVIDVMEKLEQLGASAILQTNIANCRL; encoded by the coding sequence ATGGAAAACTTCCGGATTGGCATTCCCAGCAAAGGGCGACTCGCGGAAGTCGCCACCGAACTTCTCGGCGACGCCGGCCTGAAATTCCGTCGCCAAGATCGCAGCCTGTTTGCGCGGGTTCGCGATATGCCGATCGACATCACCTTCCTGCGAACCGACGACATCCCGGTGCTTTGTGCCGAAGGTGCCATCGATATGGGGATCACCGGAAGTGACCTCGTCGAGGAAGCGGAAGTCGAAGTCGATACCCGCATGGAACTGGGCGTCGGCAAATGCCGCTTGGCGTTGTGCGTGCCGGAAGACACCGACTGGAAGAGCGTCGAGGACATGAAGACATGCCGCGTCGCGACCAGCTTCCCCAATGTGACCAAGAACTATCTGGAAGCCAACGGAGCAAAGCCGCACCTGGTGAACCTGTCAGGCTCGGTGGAAGTGATGATCTCGCTGGGTATTGCCGATGCGATCGTCGACCTGGTCGAAACGGGCAGCACGTTGGCGGCGAATCGTTTGAAGATCTTCGCCGAGATCGGCAGCTACCAAACGGTACTCATCCAGAACAAGCAGAAGCGTCAGCCAGAGCTTGCCGATCGGATTGTTCGCCGGTTGGAAGGGGTCGTGATCGCCCGCGACTACTCGCTGCTGGAGTACAACATTCCCCGCGAGAAACTGGCCGAAGCCGAAAAGATCACGCCTGGTTTCAATTCGCCCACGATCAACCCGCTGGAAGACGACGCCTGGTGCGCCGTGCGGGCCATGGTCAAGCGCAAAGAAGTCATCGACGTGATGGAGAAGCTCGAACAACTCGGTGCGTCGGCGATCCTGCAGACGAACATCGCCAACTGCCGGCTGTAA
- a CDS encoding protein-disulfide reductase DsbD family protein has translation MKRFAPIALTLLLCLVPTTIMAQGLGGDLFQGIEGFDDFGGGGQSDPNLKVTAKYVVDPSGTHGRVDITATVGSGWCVYSTTQPKGGPMPTKLKVEESPGVTAVGEFTADHKPKIVPPDKIIRVAQEKFYEKVTWSAPILFAPGTKPDALKLEVKLNGQSCHDKGTCFPVSGEAVAMFDGMQEVPKPENLLPEKATTPGGAIPPADYKIQGAMGDYSTEGGHGVLSGKFEPATVEPGDEVTVTLSFKPKGEYHVYAYSPTDSTIGYKSTQVALAEVTPWLATQAKTQNPIIEKALIEGFPPVLYHEGETTWKFTVQVPIDAVPGKYPLVGYVGYQTCTDTTCDRPSGAMFEGIVQVGEKTKEESVPFAFSAAKYTKAAERAKITHAEVQDATGDKTSQLTKPPTRGMPEEHNAMAPPVPLDDNIQWKVLNPPESASLGWIIVLSFIGGAILNLMPCVLPVVGLKILSFVNQAGKHRGQVFMLNLIYSLGVIFVFMILAVVSSSLNLIVGSFSSGEAAAGGADGLAWGQWSGDWRYILAMIILVYTMGLSMLGVWELTMPSFLGSGSVASASNKSGYGGAFFKGIVTTLLSTPCSGPFLGPVFGYTIAEPPITTFIVFGSIGLGMASPYLIIGMNPRLISFLPKPGNWMVAFKQLMGFVMMLTVVYLMYTMPDEYVVPTLTLLVGLGAGCWMLGQVHTLEHKSSKIATTIGAFVVAIGIGYFSYTNLIEGDTHDGSIAWDTYAEERWPALENDIYARQQAGETVMVDFTADWCPTCKVNYYTAINTDGVGEVVNQHGIVPMLVDWTNTTHDNSPQVQKFINKLGSNSIPLLAIFPGGKAGEVYVLSDLLTESKVIESLNAAQQESSSLPKQTAMQE, from the coding sequence ATGAAGCGTTTTGCCCCCATCGCTCTCACGTTGCTTCTTTGTCTCGTGCCGACCACGATCATGGCCCAAGGATTGGGTGGAGATCTGTTCCAAGGCATTGAAGGCTTCGACGATTTCGGCGGGGGCGGCCAAAGTGATCCCAATCTGAAGGTCACCGCCAAGTACGTCGTCGATCCCTCGGGCACACATGGGCGAGTCGACATCACGGCCACTGTTGGCAGCGGCTGGTGCGTTTACTCGACCACGCAGCCCAAAGGCGGGCCGATGCCGACCAAACTGAAGGTCGAAGAAAGCCCAGGCGTAACAGCCGTTGGCGAGTTCACTGCCGACCATAAGCCCAAGATCGTTCCGCCTGACAAGATCATTCGCGTCGCCCAAGAGAAGTTCTACGAGAAGGTCACCTGGAGTGCCCCGATTCTATTTGCCCCTGGCACCAAGCCGGACGCACTGAAGCTCGAGGTCAAGCTGAACGGGCAAAGCTGCCATGACAAGGGAACATGCTTCCCGGTCTCAGGCGAAGCCGTTGCCATGTTCGACGGCATGCAGGAAGTTCCCAAGCCAGAAAATCTACTGCCTGAGAAAGCAACCACCCCAGGCGGAGCCATTCCTCCAGCCGATTACAAGATTCAAGGCGCCATGGGAGACTACTCGACCGAAGGTGGTCATGGCGTCCTGAGTGGCAAGTTCGAGCCAGCGACGGTTGAGCCAGGCGATGAAGTTACCGTGACGCTGAGCTTCAAGCCCAAAGGTGAATACCACGTCTACGCTTACTCGCCAACCGACTCGACGATCGGTTACAAGTCGACGCAAGTTGCCCTGGCGGAAGTGACTCCATGGTTGGCTACGCAAGCCAAGACCCAGAACCCGATCATCGAGAAAGCCTTGATCGAAGGCTTTCCTCCTGTGCTTTACCACGAAGGAGAAACGACCTGGAAGTTCACCGTCCAGGTTCCCATCGATGCCGTTCCCGGCAAGTACCCGCTAGTCGGCTATGTCGGCTACCAAACGTGTACCGACACAACTTGTGATCGCCCTTCCGGAGCAATGTTTGAAGGCATCGTTCAAGTCGGCGAGAAAACCAAAGAGGAGTCCGTTCCGTTCGCGTTCTCTGCGGCCAAGTACACCAAAGCCGCTGAACGAGCCAAGATCACCCACGCAGAAGTTCAAGACGCAACCGGCGACAAAACCAGCCAGTTGACCAAGCCACCGACGCGTGGGATGCCCGAAGAACACAACGCGATGGCCCCTCCGGTTCCCTTGGATGACAACATCCAGTGGAAAGTGCTCAACCCGCCTGAATCGGCCAGCCTGGGCTGGATCATCGTGCTGAGCTTTATCGGCGGAGCGATCCTCAACCTGATGCCGTGCGTGCTGCCGGTGGTCGGCTTGAAGATCCTTTCGTTTGTGAATCAGGCCGGCAAACACCGCGGCCAGGTCTTCATGCTGAACTTGATCTACTCGTTGGGTGTGATTTTCGTCTTCATGATTCTGGCGGTCGTTTCGTCGTCGCTGAATCTGATCGTCGGATCGTTCAGCTCGGGCGAGGCAGCCGCTGGCGGTGCTGACGGGCTCGCTTGGGGCCAATGGAGCGGCGACTGGCGATACATCCTGGCAATGATCATCCTCGTTTACACGATGGGCCTGAGCATGCTGGGCGTGTGGGAACTGACAATGCCCAGCTTCCTAGGTAGTGGCAGCGTGGCCAGTGCCTCGAACAAGTCAGGCTACGGCGGCGCGTTCTTCAAGGGGATCGTCACCACGCTGCTGTCGACTCCTTGTAGCGGCCCGTTCTTAGGTCCCGTGTTCGGCTATACGATCGCGGAACCACCCATCACGACGTTTATCGTCTTCGGCTCGATCGGTCTAGGGATGGCTTCGCCCTACTTGATCATCGGTATGAACCCACGTCTGATCTCCTTCCTGCCCAAGCCGGGTAACTGGATGGTGGCTTTCAAGCAGCTGATGGGCTTCGTCATGATGCTGACGGTCGTCTACCTGATGTACACCATGCCGGATGAATACGTCGTTCCAACGCTGACGCTGCTTGTCGGCTTAGGAGCCGGCTGCTGGATGCTGGGTCAGGTACACACGCTGGAGCACAAGAGCTCGAAGATCGCCACCACGATTGGTGCGTTCGTCGTCGCGATCGGCATCGGGTACTTCTCGTACACCAACCTGATCGAAGGAGACACCCACGACGGCAGCATTGCCTGGGACACGTACGCCGAAGAACGCTGGCCCGCACTGGAGAATGACATCTACGCTCGGCAGCAAGCCGGCGAGACGGTCATGGTCGACTTCACTGCCGACTGGTGCCCGACCTGCAAGGTGAACTACTACACGGCGATCAACACCGATGGCGTGGGTGAAGTCGTGAACCAACACGGGATTGTGCCTATGCTGGTCGACTGGACCAACACCACGCACGACAACAGTCCCCAGGTTCAGAAGTTCATCAACAAACTGGGCTCCAACAGCATCCCACTGCTGGCCATCTTCCCCGGTGGGAAAGCAGGCGAGGTGTACGTCTTGAGCGACCTGCTGACCGAATCGAAGGTCATCGAAAGCCTGAACGCCGCCCAGCAGGAATCAAGCAGCCTGCCCAAGCAAACGGCGATGCAGGAATAG
- a CDS encoding phosphotransferase has product MPDYDPTLTQVLAAFQLQPAAIRSIVACEGGLSGSEVWKVEVALASYCLKLMPADFSVNRLLAAHHAAHQRREHGMTYLADYLPASTGQTYAQADGRLWELQTWMDGSPPVVPYSVPQKQAMFEAIAEFHAKHESPPRETEVSPGIKTRIELCEKWRLKHVRDQLPSLHSFGHPQWKPALEEFLDSFVHYHARLGSLLLSLEHETYLLEDCIADPRPENFRFDGDYLTGLFDLGSMRWDNIALDLSRLASEVSHNGEVDWNFAFQAVQLIRPLTPSEERLAIVFDAANVLLTGLNWVQWLVIDGSSFANCDHVSARLSHLTARLEKIEKHPAW; this is encoded by the coding sequence ATGCCTGACTACGATCCAACACTGACCCAGGTTCTCGCTGCCTTTCAGCTTCAGCCGGCTGCGATTCGCAGTATCGTCGCGTGTGAAGGAGGACTCAGCGGAAGCGAGGTATGGAAGGTCGAGGTGGCTCTGGCAAGTTACTGTTTGAAGCTTATGCCGGCCGACTTTTCGGTCAATCGTTTGCTGGCCGCCCATCATGCGGCCCATCAGCGTCGTGAACACGGCATGACCTACCTGGCCGATTACCTCCCGGCATCTACTGGACAAACCTATGCCCAGGCGGACGGTCGGTTGTGGGAACTTCAGACCTGGATGGATGGCTCGCCGCCGGTAGTTCCCTACTCGGTCCCGCAAAAGCAGGCCATGTTCGAGGCGATCGCCGAGTTTCATGCCAAACACGAATCACCCCCGCGCGAGACGGAAGTTTCGCCGGGCATCAAGACACGAATCGAGCTCTGCGAGAAATGGCGACTGAAGCACGTACGCGATCAGCTTCCATCGCTGCACAGCTTCGGGCATCCGCAATGGAAACCAGCACTCGAAGAATTCCTAGACAGTTTTGTGCACTACCACGCTCGCCTGGGATCGCTGTTGTTGTCGTTGGAACATGAGACCTACTTACTGGAAGACTGCATCGCGGATCCCCGACCTGAGAACTTTCGTTTCGACGGAGACTACCTTACCGGGCTGTTCGATTTGGGATCGATGCGATGGGACAACATCGCGTTGGACTTGTCGCGATTGGCCAGCGAAGTGTCCCATAATGGGGAAGTTGACTGGAATTTTGCCTTCCAAGCCGTTCAATTGATTCGCCCGCTTACCCCTTCGGAAGAGCGGTTAGCAATCGTTTTCGATGCTGCCAACGTGCTTCTGACGGGATTAAACTGGGTACAGTGGCTGGTGATCGATGGGTCCAGCTTCGCCAACTGTGACCATGTCAGTGCCCGGCTATCTCATCTTACTGCTCGTTTAGAGAAAATAGAGAAGCATCCGGCTTGGTAA